In Pyxicephalus adspersus chromosome 12, UCB_Pads_2.0, whole genome shotgun sequence, a genomic segment contains:
- the THEM4 gene encoding acyl-coenzyme A thioesterase THEM4 produces MFYNQDEKRIVCIFQPGPYLEGPRGFTHGGCIATIIDATVGTGAVYNSGHAMTANLNINYKNPIPLGSTVIIDSRVDKVEGRKIYTSCQVRNHDDSVLHTEATGLFIKVGDSEAKL; encoded by the exons ATGTTCTACAACCAGGATGAGAAGAGGATCGTCTGCATATTCCAGCCCGGGCCCTATCTGGAGGGCCCAAGAGG TTTCACACACGGCGGTTGTATCGCAACCATCATAGATGCCACAGTGGGGACCGGAGCCGTATATAACAGCGGGCATGCAATGACCGCCAACCTGAACATCAACTATAAGAA tccCATCCCGCTGGGATCCACTGTCATCATAGACAGCCGCGTGGATAAGGTGGAAGGACGCAAAATCTACACAAGCTGCCAAGTGCGCAATCATGATGATTCTGTGCTGCATACAGAGGCCACCG GTTTGTTCATCAAAGTGGGAGACTCGGAAGCCaaactataa
- the C2CD4D gene encoding C2 calcium-dependent domain-containing protein 4D, with amino-acid sequence MFCSKKKLLPSCPNIITPDQIPSFFIPPKLSSLPDRGGHVGRWFQKKPSDVGSKFSPRTLVRSANCHVIQVEDVEQEIGSPKQKHGSSIADTIMGGPYLSESPHTRRRESLFHQMCPTHGPREPQMLSRSDPDCVLNWKAFSHDFRLLTLDSDTTSSTESSPYGSPLLNCSLDRRLRGQTSGNQPTFSPSLTVKTLTRASSLSTEETSSTDTSPNLPTKMDHEENPRSSMVHLVPPPIFHLDFICCQDHLTKETEVTLSKGGLIRLSAEYVKELGRLRVKLVNAENLYPVPQDPKAISCCVVMCLMPGKLQKQRSTVIRRSRNPIFNEDFYFEGVKKEELGQLRLRVKVVNRGNGVKRDTLLGNNEIQLSAILPL; translated from the coding sequence ATGTTCTGCTCCAAGAAGAAGCTTCTGCCCTCCTGCCCCAATATCATCACCCCAGACCAGATCCCCTCATTCTTCATCCCCCCAAAGCTGTCCTCGTTACCAGACCGCGGGGGTCACGTAGGAAGGTGGTTCCAGAAGAAGCCTTCGGACGTAGGGTCCAAGTTCTCACCGAGAACCCTGGTGAGGTCGGCCAATTGCCACGTCATTCAGGTGGAAGATGTAGAGCAGGAAATTGGGAGCCCCAAGCAGAAACATGGGTCCTCCATAGCGGACACAATCATGGGGGGCCCATACCTGTCGGAGAGCCCCCACACCCGCCGGAGGGAGTCTCTCTTCCACCAGATGTGTCCCACGCATGGACCTCGTGAGCCGCAGATGTTGTCCCGGTCAGATCCGGACTGTGTATTGAACTGGAAGGCCTTTTCTCACGACTTTCGTCTTTTGACCCTGGACAGTGACACCACATCTTCTACCGAGTCCTCACCCTATGGCTCCCCACTTCTCAACTGCTCCTTGGACAGACGTCTGAGGGGCCAAACCTCCGGTAACCAACCGACCTTCTCCCCCTCTCTTACCGTAAAGACTTTGACGCGGGCCAGTTCCCTGTCCACCGAGGAGACCAGCTCAACCGATACCAGTCCCAACCTACCCACCAAGATGGACCACGAGGAGAACCCTCGGAGCTCCATGGTCCATCTGGTGCCACCACCAATCTTCCATCTGGACTTCATCTGTTGCCAGGACCACCTGACCAAAGAAACCGAAGTCACCCTAAGCAAGGGCGGTCTCATCCGCTTGTCCGCGGAGTACGTGAAGGAGTTGGGGCGTCTCAGGGTGAAGCTGGTCAATGCGGAGAACCTGTACCCCGTACCCCAAGACCCCAAGGCCATCAGCTGCTGTGTGGTCATGTGCCTCATGCCGGGGAAGCTACAGAAGCAGAGGAGCACCGTCATCCGCCGCAGCCGGAACCCCATTTTTAATGAGGATTTTTACTTCGAAGGGGTCAAGAAAGAGGAGCTGGGGCAGCTCAGACTGAGGGTGAAAGTGGTGAATAGAGGAAATGGTGTGAAGAGGGACACTTTGCTGGGGAACAATGAAATCCAACTCTCCGCCATACTGCCCCTGTGA